A genomic window from Myxococcaceae bacterium includes:
- a CDS encoding PDZ domain-containing protein, with amino-acid sequence MLRVLDTMKWRFTGQFWMVRLLFWVACIFLVASTINLWVGYRVEKSFLDKPVDLKPASKPAAQAIAQRDYARVNDRNLFGARREKINLIELDDTEKESGRWEDAVPSTLGARLVATAVFPGPQYSLASIESNGTIKSYSINECVPTSYPIDAIYIEVLGSSVTETLAPCNRLMNVATVKRIEEQRVIIYNERDRRYEYLGLNDASAPEPMNRRGLASSESSAQDLGSTIRRVGPNAYEIDGRDFDATMGNLARISNQARLIPAYENGKPIGFKVTNIVPNSVFAKVGLQSGDIIMRLNGYEINSPDKAFELFQTRSTAKNLSIDFKRDSSSYSSEISILR; translated from the coding sequence GTGTTAAGGGTTCTTGATACGATGAAGTGGCGATTTACAGGTCAATTTTGGATGGTCCGTCTGCTCTTTTGGGTGGCGTGTATTTTTCTCGTGGCGAGCACGATCAATCTTTGGGTAGGATACCGGGTTGAAAAATCGTTTTTAGATAAGCCCGTTGATTTAAAACCAGCATCCAAACCAGCGGCGCAAGCGATTGCACAACGTGACTATGCCAGGGTCAACGATCGAAATTTGTTTGGAGCCAGGCGAGAGAAAATTAACCTGATCGAACTGGATGATACGGAAAAAGAATCGGGTCGTTGGGAAGATGCCGTGCCTTCTACGCTCGGAGCTCGATTGGTCGCAACGGCCGTGTTTCCAGGTCCCCAGTATTCGTTGGCTTCCATCGAGTCGAATGGCACGATCAAAAGCTATTCGATCAACGAATGTGTGCCGACATCTTACCCGATCGATGCCATCTACATCGAAGTTTTAGGATCTTCTGTGACGGAGACTTTGGCTCCTTGCAACCGATTGATGAATGTCGCTACCGTGAAGCGAATCGAAGAGCAGCGCGTGATTATTTACAACGAACGAGATCGACGTTACGAATATCTGGGGCTGAATGACGCATCCGCTCCAGAACCCATGAATCGAAGAGGTTTAGCTTCTTCGGAAAGCTCTGCTCAAGACTTGGGTTCTACCATTCGAAGAGTTGGGCCAAACGCTTATGAGATAGATGGGAGGGATTTTGATGCAACCATGGGAAATCTGGCCAGAATTTCAAATCAGGCTCGCTTGATTCCCGCTTATGAAAATGGCAAACCCATTGGTTTTAAAGTGACTAATATTGTTCCGAACTCTGTTTTTGCAAAAGTTGGTTTGCAAAGTGGAGATATCATTATGCGTCTGAATGGGTATGAGATTAATAGCCCTGATAAAGCATTCGAGCTTTTCCAGACACGATCCACCGCGAAGAATCTCAGCATTGACTTTAAGCGCGACTCCAGTTCTTATTCTTCTGAAATTTCGATTTTAAGGTAG
- the tsaD gene encoding tRNA (adenosine(37)-N6)-threonylcarbamoyltransferase complex transferase subunit TsaD, with protein sequence MLDLPFMEPKALLAIESSCDDCAVAVLNGQGEILSDLVHSQIEPHAPFGGIVPEIASRQHLFKIAELVRESFVRAGQAPRDIEAVAVTNQPGLIGSLLVGAQFAKGFAQALDIPILGIHHIEGHLLAGWGEPNFPQPPFLGLVASGGHSSLYHVDADYEIRLLGQTLDDAAGEAFDKIGRLLGLPYPAGKEIDGLAKKGDPNRFVFPTAFKHQDTLNYSFSGLKTAARRMIERSQYHEQDRADFCASLQKNIAEALVAKIRLAVSKTGVRNVVAGGGVSANSALRSELIALGASDHLPIYLPPTHRCVDNAVMIARAALRRFKSGERHRLDFPVEASSNWC encoded by the coding sequence ATGCTAGACCTGCCCTTCATGGAGCCTAAAGCGTTATTGGCTATTGAATCCAGCTGCGATGATTGCGCGGTAGCGGTCTTGAATGGCCAAGGAGAGATCTTATCCGATCTGGTTCATTCTCAAATTGAGCCTCATGCTCCTTTTGGCGGAATTGTTCCCGAGATTGCTTCGCGCCAACATCTCTTTAAGATTGCGGAATTGGTGCGAGAGTCCTTCGTTCGAGCCGGTCAAGCTCCTCGGGATATCGAGGCTGTTGCGGTCACCAATCAGCCAGGATTGATTGGTTCTTTGTTGGTCGGCGCTCAGTTTGCCAAAGGTTTTGCGCAGGCATTGGATATTCCGATTTTAGGCATTCACCACATTGAGGGACATCTGTTAGCGGGATGGGGGGAACCCAATTTCCCACAACCGCCCTTTTTGGGCCTTGTTGCTTCGGGTGGGCATTCTTCCTTGTATCATGTCGACGCAGATTACGAAATTCGACTTTTAGGCCAAACTTTGGACGATGCAGCGGGAGAGGCATTTGACAAAATTGGAAGGCTGCTTGGGTTGCCCTATCCTGCTGGCAAAGAAATTGATGGTCTGGCGAAGAAGGGCGATCCGAATCGCTTTGTGTTTCCAACCGCTTTTAAACATCAGGATACCCTAAATTATTCATTTTCGGGTTTAAAAACAGCTGCTCGTCGGATGATTGAGCGTTCTCAGTATCATGAGCAAGACCGAGCTGATTTTTGCGCGAGCTTACAAAAAAATATTGCGGAAGCGCTGGTCGCAAAAATACGCTTAGCAGTCTCCAAAACGGGAGTTCGAAATGTGGTGGCTGGCGGGGGAGTTTCCGCGAACTCGGCTCTGAGAAGCGAACTGATCGCGCTCGGGGCAAGCGATCATTTGCCGATCTATTTGCCGCCGACTCATCGTTGTGTGGACAATGCGGTTATGATCGCAAGAGCCGCTCTACGACGTTTCAAGAGCGGCGAGCGTCACCGACTTGACTTTCCGGTGGAAGCGAGCTCGAATTGGTGTTAA
- the folK gene encoding 2-amino-4-hydroxy-6-hydroxymethyldihydropteridine diphosphokinase: protein MITYFLGVGSSHPQAPLWINKAEACLRSHPGIRFVAKSPNYPNPAFGGQTSFFFTNCAFRIQTSLHPNALWFLLHQIEMRLGRIRTAKNGPRTLDLDILDRSAGPMQTDYLQIPHPEFNNRPFALKPAGDIGFR, encoded by the coding sequence GTGATTACCTACTTTCTCGGTGTGGGAAGTTCACACCCACAAGCGCCGCTTTGGATTAACAAGGCCGAAGCCTGCTTGCGTTCGCATCCTGGTATCCGCTTTGTTGCCAAAAGCCCCAACTACCCCAACCCTGCTTTCGGTGGCCAAACTTCTTTTTTCTTTACCAACTGTGCCTTTCGAATCCAGACTTCCCTTCATCCAAACGCACTTTGGTTTCTTTTGCACCAGATCGAAATGCGCTTAGGCCGTATTCGAACCGCAAAAAATGGACCCAGAACCCTCGATCTGGACATTCTTGATCGAAGCGCTGGGCCTATGCAAACCGACTATCTTCAAATTCCACATCCAGAATTTAACAATCGACCCTTTGCACTAAAACCAGCGGGTGATATAGGTTTTAGATGA
- the recA gene encoding recombinase RecA, giving the protein MTKNIHTKEDPNLKERLKSLELAVASIEKQFGKGSIMRLGADDPLASDVDAISTGSLGLDMALGIGGYPRGRIIEIYGPESSGKTTLTLHAIAEVQKKGGIAAFIDAEHALDVSYARKLGVRTEDLLISQPDTGEQALEIADMLVRSGAIDLVIVDSVAALVPKAEIEGEMGDSHMGLQARLMSQALRKLTGTISKSGTTIIFINQLRMKIGVMFGNPETTTGGNALKFYASVRLDIRRLTAIKNGEQVIGNRTRVKVVKNKVAPPFREVEFDILYGQGIQKDGELIDIGVDLGVIEKSGSWLSYQGQKIGQGRENAKQFFSENPTVLAEIESKVRAQSNPGQEKPAMNANPTPEILP; this is encoded by the coding sequence ATGACCAAGAATATCCATACAAAAGAAGATCCCAACTTAAAAGAACGTTTAAAGTCTCTTGAACTGGCCGTTGCGAGCATCGAAAAACAGTTTGGAAAAGGTTCCATCATGCGCCTAGGGGCGGATGATCCTTTGGCTTCCGATGTAGACGCCATCTCCACAGGCTCGCTGGGACTGGATATGGCCCTTGGTATTGGAGGGTATCCGCGAGGCCGAATCATCGAAATTTACGGCCCAGAATCCAGCGGTAAAACAACGTTGACGCTGCACGCAATCGCTGAAGTCCAGAAAAAAGGCGGTATCGCGGCTTTTATTGATGCAGAACACGCTTTGGACGTTAGCTACGCTCGCAAGCTGGGGGTCCGAACCGAAGATCTTTTAATCTCCCAACCAGACACCGGAGAGCAAGCCCTGGAAATTGCGGACATGTTGGTTCGTTCCGGCGCCATTGATCTCGTCATCGTCGACTCCGTAGCCGCTTTGGTTCCCAAGGCTGAAATTGAAGGCGAAATGGGCGATTCGCACATGGGTCTTCAAGCTCGACTCATGAGTCAAGCTTTGCGTAAATTAACCGGAACCATCTCAAAGTCGGGCACAACCATCATCTTTATCAATCAACTTCGAATGAAGATTGGGGTGATGTTTGGAAACCCTGAAACCACGACCGGTGGGAATGCTCTTAAATTCTACGCCTCGGTTCGATTGGATATTCGCCGCCTGACCGCCATTAAAAACGGTGAACAGGTGATTGGAAATCGAACTCGGGTCAAAGTCGTCAAAAACAAAGTAGCGCCTCCGTTCAGAGAAGTCGAATTTGATATTCTCTATGGCCAAGGCATCCAAAAAGACGGCGAATTGATCGATATCGGTGTGGATCTCGGCGTGATCGAGAAGAGCGGGTCCTGGTTAAGCTACCAGGGTCAAAAAATCGGCCAAGGTCGCGAAAACGCTAAACAGTTCTTTTCAGAAAACCCAACGGTCCTCGCAGAAATCGAATCCAAGGTCCGGGCTCAATCCAACCCCGGGCAAGAGAAACCTGCCATGAACGCCAATCCTACTCCGGAAATCCTGCCTTAA
- the xth gene encoding exodeoxyribonuclease III, whose product MRVYSWNVNGIRSASKKGLLDWLRESNGDIIGLQEVRAFPEQIPLELQKPEGYFSHFSAAERPGYSGVGLYSRQKPDEVQTLLNFAPFDAEGRVQIARFERLFVANIYFPNGQGKNNDNSRIPFKLAFYEALFKELEILNRAHERVLVIGDFNTAHTELDIARPKENQKTSGFTAVEREEMDRILSLGWVDTFRLFEKKSGHYSWWSQRAGARARNIGWRIDYVLASQAAAPLIQKAFILPEISGSDHCPVGVDVENP is encoded by the coding sequence ATGCGCGTTTATTCTTGGAATGTAAACGGCATCCGTTCGGCTTCGAAAAAAGGCCTTCTCGATTGGCTTCGTGAGTCGAACGGTGATATTATTGGTCTTCAAGAAGTCCGTGCATTCCCAGAACAAATCCCCCTCGAATTACAAAAACCCGAGGGGTATTTTTCTCATTTCTCTGCGGCTGAACGCCCTGGGTACAGCGGCGTTGGGCTCTACAGTCGACAAAAGCCAGACGAAGTCCAAACCCTTCTCAATTTCGCTCCATTCGATGCCGAAGGCCGAGTGCAAATCGCTCGATTCGAGCGACTCTTTGTAGCCAATATTTACTTCCCCAATGGACAAGGGAAAAACAACGACAACAGCCGAATTCCTTTCAAGCTCGCTTTTTATGAAGCACTTTTTAAAGAGCTCGAGATTTTGAATCGAGCTCATGAGCGAGTCCTAGTGATCGGAGATTTCAACACAGCGCATACCGAACTGGATATCGCCAGGCCTAAAGAAAATCAAAAAACCAGCGGATTTACGGCCGTTGAACGCGAAGAAATGGATCGCATTCTTTCTTTAGGCTGGGTCGATACTTTTCGCTTGTTTGAAAAAAAATCCGGGCACTACTCTTGGTGGAGCCAACGCGCCGGAGCCAGAGCTCGGAATATCGGTTGGAGAATCGATTACGTCTTAGCCTCCCAAGCAGCTGCGCCGCTCATCCAGAAAGCTTTTATTTTGCCTGAAATCTCAGGCTCGGATCATTGCCCAGTGGGTGTCGACGTGGAAAACCCTTAG